Part of the Stackebrandtia endophytica genome is shown below.
GGTCCTCAACCAGGACAAGCTCGACGAACTTCCCGAGTTCTACCGCGAGAAGGTGGCGACCGGCCTGTGGTGGCAACCCGTCCGCGTGGTCGCCGCAGCGCGGGCGAAGCACGGCGACGAGGTCGTCGGAAAGCTGTACACCGCATTGGGAACCCGCCTCCACAACCGCGGGGAGGAACTCGGGCGCGAACTGTTCGAGTCGGCACTGACCGAGATCGGGCTCTCCACCGATCTGGCCGACGCCGCCGAGTCCACCGAGTACGACGACGCCATCACCGCGTCGCACAACGAGGGCATCAACCTCGTCGGGCAGGAGGTCGGCACACCCGTCATCGCCGTTCCCGGTCATGATGGCGAACCGATCGCGTTCTTCGGTCCGGTGGTGACCCCGGCGCCGAAGGGCGAGGCGGCCGGCCGCCTGTGGGACGGAACCCTTCTCGTGGCGAGCACTCCGGGCTTCTTCGAGATCAAACGGACCCGCACCCGGGGGCCCGTCTTCGAGTAAGTGGTCGACAACACTCCGCTATAGTCCGTGGCGACATCGTCGTCGTCGATCGGCGATCGCCCACCGACACAGCCGTTTCGGCCGGATCCGCGTGTCGCGGGTCCGGCCGAAATCACGAATTCGCAGGATTGAGAATGACAACGACAGAATCCCGGGCCGCGAAAGCGGCCAAAGCAGAACACGACCACGCTCACATGCCGCAGTCTCCGGCGGCGAAGTCGGCGCTCAACACGCTGCTGGAGGGCAATCGCCGTTTCGTCGCCGGCGAACCCTACTACCGGCGAGACATCACCGCAGCCCGCGCGGCGGCCACCGAGCAGCACCCAATCGCGGCGGTCTTCACCTGTGTGGATTCCCGGGTGACCGCCGAATCGTTGTTCGACTGCGATTTCGGGCACCTGATCGTGGTTCGCACCGCCGGGCACGTGCCCGATCGCGCGGCGGTCGGCTCACTCGCATTCGCAGTGTCCGAATTGGATGTCTCACTGGTCATCGTTCTGGGACACGAGCGATGCGGCGCCATCCAGTTGGCCGTCAACTCATATCGTGCCAATCCTCACGGCATGACCGGCAATTTCCTCACCGACGAGCTGCACTCCATGGCGGCCGAAGGGGTCGAGAAATCCCCCGACGACCCGTATCACGCGGCCATGCTGCGGCAGATCGACCACACCGTGGTGGAGCTGCGCGGCGACGACCAGCTGGCCGGCGCCGAGGTGATCGGCGCCAGATACGACCTCGACCACGGCACGGTCCGAATCGTCGCCTAGCCGGTTGGTCGAATCGGGGAGGACAGCGCGTCGGTGATGCGGCGCACGATCTCCGCCGGGTCGTCGGCCCGCATGATCGCGCCCATCACCGCAACTCCGTGAGCTCCGGCCCGCCGAGTCGCGACGACGCGTTCGGCGGACTCGACACCCGCCAAGGCGTATACCGGAATCCGCAGTCGGTGGCAGGCGTCGCGCAGGCCCGTTTCGCCCTCCACCGGTCCATAACCGGGCTTGGAGGCGGTGGCGTAAATCGGTGAATAGGTCACGTAGTCAACCGATCCCGGGTGCTCGCCACGATGGATCGACCGCCCGACCAGACGCGGCCGGGCGGTCGGCAACCGAGCGTGGGCCGACAGGTGGCATGCCGTCACCGGCCAACCGGGATCGGCAACGATCACCTCGACGTCGGGCAGTCGCCGACTCAGTTCGGTGGCGAGGTCGCGACGCCGGTAGGCGGGCAACGCCTTCTCCCGAAGGATGAGACTGAACGGACCGCCCACGCGGGCACGGCACACCTGTTCCACCAGGTCGGCAGGTGTGCCACCGCGCGTCTGAGACGCGTCGGTGAGCACCAGTAGGCGATGCGCGGGTACGGCCACGCCGTCAAGACTGCCCCACGAGACGACGAATCGTCATCCGGTAGTCCGTTCGATCGACAGTCGGCGGAACGGGCCGCTTCACCGTCTCGTTGCCGCCCAACGGACCTGGGCTGCTACCACGGCGAAGGTGCCGCAGAGCCAACAACCGACGACCGATGGTTAACGTTTCGATATCGCATGGCCACAGATGTTGCGCACGCCACGCGGGACTGACAAACTCCACCAGATGGGACCAGTTGAGCATATCGACGCACTGCGTCGCGAGGGTGCGTTGTTGGCGGAAGTCGCCGATGAGGTGGGGATTCACGCCCCGGTGCCTACTTGTCCCAATTGGACCATCCGAGACCTGTTGTGGCATACGGGCACCGTCCACCGTTGGGCAAGAACCATTGTAGAGCAACGTCGAACCGAGGAGCCTGCCGAGACCGAAATGGCGCGGATCGCGGGCCCCATTCCCGACGACGCCCTACTGGTGGAGTGGTATCGCGAAAGCCACGCCCAACTGGTTCGCACCCTGTCGAACGCGCCGCCCGACCTCGCCTGTTGGCAGTTCCTCAACGCAGCGTCCCCACTGGAGTTCTGGACGCGCCGCCAAGCCCACGAGACCGCCATTCACCGCGTCGACGCCGAAAGCGCCCGAGGCGACGAGATCTCCCCCGTCGGCGAACAGTTCGCCTCCGACGGCATCGATGAACTGGTGAAGGGCTTCCACAGCCGCAAGAAGAGCCGGGTTCGCAGTGCCACCAACCGCATTCTGCGACTGCGCGCCACCGACGAACCGATCGGCCGGGACTGGTATCTCCACATTTCGCCCGAACCACTGGCGACCACACACGCCCCGTACGGCACAGTGGACTGCACCCTGAGCGGACCCGTCGAGCTCATCTATCTAGCACTGTGGAATCGCTGCCGCGTTGACGACCTGACCGTCGACGGTGACGCCACCCTCGTGAAACTGTGGCAGGAGACCTCCGCCGTCACCTGGTGATCCCCCCACCGGCCAACCTCGGTGAGACGACACGAAACCCGGCACCCGTCTCTTCTCTCCCACCGGTACACCTGCGTGACTACGCAGCCGTTCGTCGGCGCCTGAAACCGGATGCCCCTAAGGGAAACCGTGACGAAAGTCAGGGATCAACCCAGGCTTGCGACCGATGGCGGGGGTGCGGGAATGTTCTACAGTTTGGTCGTGGCAGAACTCGAGCACGCGATCATGGTCTACCTCGAGGGCATCATGTCCTCGCCGTGGATCTATGTGGCCGTATTTAGCATCGCATTTCTTGACGGCTTCTTTCCTGTCGTGCCGGGTGAGACATCGGTGATCGCCGCGGGAACCGCCGCAGCGGCACTGGGCAACCCCAACATCGCGCTGATCATCCTGGTGGCCGCCGTCGGCGCGTTCTGCGGCGACCACGTCTCCTACGCGATCGGTCGCTTCGGTTTCTCCCGAATCGCCAAACCGGGCACCAAACGACAGGCCGCGTTCGAATGGGCCCGCAACGCCCTCGAGGAACGCGGTGGGTTGGTCCTGGTCATCGCCCGGTACATCCCCGGCGGACGCACCGCGGTCACCATCACCTGCGGCGCGGTGCACTACCCGCTGCGGAAGTTCATGTTCTTCGACGGCATCGCGGCGGTGTCGTGGGCGTTGTACTCGGCCGGAATCGGGTACTTCGCGGGCATGATCTTCGAGAGCCGGCCGTTGCTGGCGTTGCTGCTGGGATTCTCGGTCGCCATGACCATCGCCGGCATCGTCGAACTGGTGCGCTTCCTCAAGAAGCGTCGGGCAAAAAAAGCGGGTGAGCTGGCCACGGCCGGCACCGTCTCGGTCGGCGAGCCAGCCGCATCCGAAGCGGTGGCGGTGGCGACCGGCTCGACCGAAACCTCCGTCAAGAACCCGTAATCGACAACCTGATCATCGGCCGGGGTGGCAGCAGGCCACCCCGGCCGTGTCATGCCAGCCCTTCCACGATTCCGGCCTCGTAGGCCAGAATCGCCGCCTGCACCCGATTGCGAATCTCCAACCGGGTCAGAATCGCCGATACGTACGCCTTGACGGTCCCCTCGACGACGTGCAGTCGTTTGGCGATCTCGGCATTGGACAATCCGGCGGCCAGCAACTCCAGCACCTCGCGTTCCCGGGTCGTCAACGTCTCGATCCGCTGCCTCGCCTGCGCGGAACGGGTCATGCGCCCGCCGCCACCCTTGGCCAGCTCCGTGATGACCCGTCGGGCGACCTGGGGGGACAGGAAGGCCGCCCCCTGGGCCACGGCGTGAATACCCGCGATCAGCTCACGCGGATCCCCCGACTTCAAGAGGAAGCCGCTGGCTCCGTTGCCCAAGGCGGCGGCGATGTACTCGTCCTCCCCGAAGGTGGTGAGCATGATGATGCCGGTTTCGGGTGCCAGTCGGCGAATCTCCATCGCCGCCGAGATTCCATCCATTTTGGGCATTCGAATGTCCAGGAGCACCAGGTCGGGTCGATGGGCCCGGACCTGTTCGACGGCCTCGCGCCCGTCGGCGGCCTCCGCCACCACGGTGATCTCGGGATCGGCGGCGAGGATGGCACGCACCCCCGCCCTGATCATGGCCTCGTCGTCGGCCATCACGATCTTCACCACTGTCTCCTGTCCTCTGCGGAAATGACGTCCTTGCTGACCAGCACATCGTCGGCGAAACACAATCGGAAGACATCGGCCACCCCCTCACTCTCCCGCCGTGACGGGTGATAAACGCAGTCCTGCTGCGGATCCGGGTCTATCCACTCAGGGGGGTCGATCATGTCGAAGAAGGGCAGCCGATCCTCCACCGACTCCCGGGACTGCCCCACCTGCAACTCGTCGAAGGTCTGTTGCGGCAGAACCGAGTACAGGGTCACCAGCGCGTACACCAGCATCGACACCACCCCGAACAGCATCATCAGGACCGTGGGGATCGCGAAGACCGTGATGAGTCGCCGCCGTGCCTGCCGTGTCGCGGTCACCTGCTGGCGTTCCGAGGCCGTCTTGGCTTCGTCCGGTTCGGGCCGATCGAGGCCGTCGTCATGGTGGGGCAGTCTCGCGGTGACCACGAATCTTCCCTCGTCGTCACCGGAGGTCAGCTGACCGCCGGCCAGCCGCAACCGTTCGGCCAACGCGACGAGCCCTCGCCCACCGCCGATGCCGCCGGGATGGCCGGGCAGCGGGTTCGAGACCGTGATGACGGTCTCCGCCTCTGCAACCACCACACGCACGGTCACCGGCATTCCGGTGGCGTGTTTGGCGGCGTTGGTGAGGCATTCCTGAACGGTCCGATAGGCGGCCCGGTCGGCCATATAGGACAGCACGACCGGCTCTCCGCTGACGTCGTACTCGATCGTCATCCCCGACTCGGCGGCGCGACTCACCAGGTCGGCGATGCTCTCATCGACCGGAACGACACTGGCGGAGTCGTTGTCGTCGCGCAACAACCCGATGATCTGACGCAGCCGTTCGGTCGCCTCGGCCGCCGACCGACGCAGGTCACCGGCGGCGGCCTGATGCCGGTCGGGCAGTTCGGGATCGACCTCCAGCACCGCCGCCCGCAGCGCGATCAGGCTCAGTTCATGCCCGAGTGAGTCGTGCATGTCCTCGGCGATGCGGGTGCGTTCCCGCATCCTGGCCTGATCGGCCACGGCACGCTGCTCGCTCTCCAACTGCCGTGCCAGATCCCAGCCGCTTTGAAACAGCAGAGCCCGCTGATACCGGTATCGACCCACCAGCCACGGGAAGACGATCGCGAACACCAACAGCACGGTCAGGCCGGCACCGTCGAGCAACCCGATCCCCAACACCGGGACCAGCACCAACGCCAGCACCGACATCGCCCCCAGATGTATGACCAGGGGGTAGTCGCTGGTGTCGGCACGCCCCACCAGATAACTGAGCACGAAGGTCGTGATCAACAACAACATCGGCCACTGCGCGGTGCCGAGCCCGACGAAACCCCACGACGCCAACGTGACCACGGCCAACAGCGCGGCCACCGGCACCAGGTGCCGCAGCCACAGCGCGATCGCCACACCCAGGAGCACCGCGATCAGATCCCAGATGCCGGTACTGAACGCCATCGGGATCAGGACCGGCACGGTCAGCACCAGCCACCACCCCACCTCGATCACGAGGCGGCTGGCCGACGATCGATCCTTCTGTCCGGGGACGGGCGACCAAGTCAGGTCGATCCACTCCGGTGATTTCACAGCCACGACGGTACCTGTGCCGATTCGACGCCGGTACCGACGAAAGTCAGCACCGCGGACTTGTCTCACCATCACTTTCAGCCGTAACGTCTTCACCATGAGCAGCACTCACCGGCAGGCACCCCACTGCCGCATCTGGTGGGCTCGCGTCGCATCGGCCGCAGCGGTCCCGATCGCCTCGTTCGACGCCGACGAGATCGAGCGTCACTCCGCCTACCGCCACCAGGCCGATCGGGACCGCTTCGCCGTCGGAGTCTGGTTGAGCCGCACCCTGCTCGGTCGAGCCCTCGAACTGCCCGCGGCATGGGTACCGCTGCGTAGGGACTGTTCCGACTGCGGCAAGCCTCACGGCCGCCCCCGGCTGACCGGTCCGGGGCCACACCTGTCCATCAGCCACTCCGGTGAGTGGATCGCGGTGGCGATCACGGATTCGGTGTCGGTGGGGGTCGACGTCCAGGAGTGCGACGCCGACTCGATGGTCGCGCCGGAGGCGGTGCTGTCACCGCGCGAGCTGACCGGGTTCCGGGTACTGAGCCGGGTACGTCACCACTCGGCCTTCTTCACCGTCTGGACCCGAAAGGAGGCGGTGCTCAAGGCCACCGGGCGGGGGCTGCGGACTCCGCTGGCCGAAGTCGAGGTGACGCGCCCGGACCGAGCGGCCGGGCTGGTGGGGATGGTCGACCCACCGAAGTCGGGTATCAGCCTGTGCGACCTCGTCGCCCCGACCGGTTACAGCGCGGCGTTGGCCGTTCTGGCCCCGACGACTCCCACGGTGTCCCATCACGACGGCGACGAGCTGCTGGCCGACGGCGGGACATAGCGGCGCCACCGGTCGACCCGACGACACTATGGACATGCGAGATGCCTTGTCCCCCAATGCATTCGGCACGTCGCTCAAGCATTACCGGATGTTATGGCCTCGCTATGGAGACACCCTGGAATCTGTACATTCCCGGCAAGGCATCTCTCAAGGAGGTACCTCTTTCATGTCCATATTCCGAGCCATCGCGCGGTTGCTCGCGGTGTCGGTGGCCGCATTGGCGATCGGCATCGCCACCGCGGCCACCGCGACCGCGGCCGACACCGCCGTCGACGGTGACGTCGGCACCACGGCCAAACTCAGTCACAGCCAGGCGACCACCATGCTGCGCAACGCCGGTATCACCTGGTCCTCCAGTGGCAACTGTTCCGATCGCAACCGTTCCAACTGCACCTCGTTCGATCAGGTCAACGAGGACACCATCCGTGGCATCGTCACCCTGCGCAACGCCAGCGGCTGCGCCATCAACGTCACCGGGGGAACCGAGACCGGCCACGCCAGCGGCACCTACAGCCACTGGAACGGTTACAAGCTGGACACCAGTCTGTCCAACTGCCTCAACAACTACATCCAGGGCACCTTCACCTCCATCGGCGGCAGCAAATGGCGGTCGGGCTCGGGAAACGTCTACTACAGAGAGGGCAATCACTGGGACATCACGTATTACAACTGTGGTGGCTGCTGATTGATCGATTCGGGTGTCGCCACCAACCGACAGCCATAGTCGCTTGTGGATAAGTCTTCGTGCCCCATCTCAGGCGGCACTCGAATCAGGTCGGCTGATGGCGGCGAGATCCGCCCGGCTCAATCTCATGGCGTCGATCGTGGTGGCCCCACGCATGACCGCCTTGACCAGACGGTGAAAACCATCGAGCACGGCGAGGCGGCCGTGATGCTCGATGACGTGAATCGGAAAACTCTCATCGGCGGCCGTCACCCGTGCGACATGATGTGGATAGGCATCGGGATCGGCAATGACGGCGGCCGGAGCCACTTGGTACCGGATTCCGTCGCGTTGCCAAAGCGGCAACGAGAGTTGCCAATCCAGTTCGGTGATCGGAATCGGCTCGACGGGCAGCTCCAGTCGGAAGAGTTCATCGATCTGCCAGCGGTCCATCGGAAGCGCCCGCCGTACCTCAGGCGGACACTGAGCCATCAATTCCTCATAACTCACGTTGGGCGCTGCACGATCCATGCCGCCAGAGTACAGATGTTGGCCGATCGCCGACTCTGCCCACGGTGATCGTGTCAGGCTCGAAGGTGCACCGTGGTCCAGCTGGAGGGGGAAGACCATGAGCAGCGTCTACCGCGTGACCGAAGTCGTCGGCACATCCACGCAATCGTGTGACGATGCGATCCGTCGAGCGGTCTCCCGAGCCGATGAGACCCTGCGCAATCTCGACTGGTTCGAGGTCGTCGAAACGCGTGGGCACATCGAGAACGGTGAGATCGCGCATTACCAGGTGACCGTGAAGGTCGGATTCCGACTCGAATAACCCACCGGACCCGCCGCCGGCGATGTCGAGGGCACCGGTCCGCATTCGACGACCCGCCGCCGTTTTCGGCTGCGGGTCGCGGTGTCGATGCCGCCCGAATTCGGGGGTACCCATCGACGTTCATAAAACAGTACAGTCGTACGAGTAACCATGCCGATTCACTCCACATCTACTCAGACGCAAGGTCCTATCGCGACCTGTTGATCGATCAGGCCACGGGGCCTCGCGTCATTCGGCCAAGCGCCACCCCACGTCCGCGCTTGCCGACCACCGACGAATCCATCGACAGAATGCGAGGTAGCCAGCCGTGGCAGTCACCACTGTGGGCGTTATCCGAGAGCGATATCCCGGTGAGAACCGTGTCGCGATCACCCCCGACGTCGTCACTCGAATCAGCACCGATGACGTGACCGTCATCGTGGAGTCCGGCGCCGGGACCGGCAGCCGGTTCAGCGACGAGGACTATCGAACGGCCGGGGCCCGGATCGGATCGCTGAAGGAGGTGATCGACAACGCGTCGGTGATCTGTTGCGTCAACCCCGCCGAACCGGACGGTCTACGCACCGGGCAAATCCTCATCGGCGTGTTCGAGCCGCTGCATCGCACCGACCTCATCAAACGTCTTCAGGCCATCGAGGCCACTGTGGTCAGTCTGGACTTGTTGCCGCGCAAACTGAGTCGCGCACAGAGCATGGACGTCCTCAGTTCACAGGCCAACATCGCCGGATATAAGGCCGCCCTGGTCGCCGCCGACGCCTACGGCCGGTACTTCCCGATGCTCACCACCGCCGCCGGAACCTCCCAACCGGCCACCGTCCTCATCCTGGGCACCGGAGTCGCCGGTCTGTCGGCCATCGGAACCGCCCGTCGGCTCGGTGCCGTCGTCACCGCCTACGACGTGCGCCCCGAGGCCAAAGGCGAGGTCGAATCCCTCGGCGCCCGGTTCCTGGAGCTGACATCGGTCGCCTCGGGATCGGGCGAAGGTGGGTACGCCCGCCAACTGACCGAGACCGAACGAGAAGCCCAACAAGCCGAACTAGCCGAGGCGATCGGACGGTTCGACGTCGTCATCACCACCGCCAAGGTGCCCGGCCGCAAGCCCCCGATTCTGGTCACCGAGGACGCGGTGGCCCGCATGCGCCCCGGCGCGGTGGTGGTCGACATGGCCGCCGGCGAACTCGGCGGCAACGTCGCCCAGGTCAAATCCGAGGGAAGCTTCGAAACCGACAACGGCGTCACGATCATCGGCGCCGGAAACCTGCCCTCCCAGATGGCTCCGGCGGCCTCGACCGCCTACGCGCGCAACATCAGCGCGGTCCTGAAACACCTCATCGTCGACGGCACCGTCCACGTGGACACCGACGAGGAGATCACCGGCCAGATCGTCGTCACCCACCAGGGCCGCCCCGTCAGCCCCGCCCTGGCCGACGCCCTCACCGAATCCACCGACCAGGCGGGAGACAGCGCATGAGTCTTGATCTGCTGACCGCGATCACCGTGTTCGTTCTCGGTGTCCTCGTGGGATTCGAGGTGATCAGCAAGGTGCCCGCCACCCTGCACACCCCGTTGATGTCGGGCGCCAACTCCATTCACGGCATCGTCGTCATCGGCGCCATGCTGGTGACCGCCACCGCCGAAGGGATCGTCGGCTACGTGCTGGCGTTCGTCGCCGTGGCGTTCGGCGCCATGAACGTGGTGGGCGGATACGTCGTCACCGACCGGATGCTGCACATGTTCAAAGCCAAACCCGCCGCCAAGTCCACTCAGGGTGGTGCCTCATGAGCACGACCGAGACGATCATCCGCTACCTGTTCCTGGCGGCGGCCGCATGCCTGGTGCTGGGGCTACACCTGATGAACTCCCCCGCCACCGCTAGGCGCGGCAACCTGTTGTCCGCCGGCGCCATGGGCGTCGCGATCGCGGCCACCGCGGTCCTGTTGGCCGAGAAGGGATCGATCACCACCACCGGCTGGATCGTGATGCTGCTGGCGCTGGCGGTCGGTTCGCTGGCCGGGTTGTATCTGGCGCGCACCGTCGAGATGACGGCGATGCCTCAGTTGGTCAGCCTGTTCAACGCGGTGGGCGGCGGAGCGGCGGTGCTGTTGGCCGTCGAACACTTCCAACAGGTGGAGGCCGCCGAACTGGTCCCCGAGGTGACCATCCCCGGTGGACTCGACGTCCTCATCGGTGCGGTGACCTTCACCGGTTCGCTGGTGGCCGCCGGGAAACTCCAGGGCCTGATCCCCGGTCGCCCGATCGTCTTCCCCGGTGCGCGGTTGCTCAACGTCGTCCTGTCGGTGGCCTTCGCCGTCGGCGTCGTCTGGCTGGTCGTCCAACCCGAGAACCTGCTGCCCATGCTGCTGTTGCTGGCCGCGTCGCTGGTGTTCGGCGTGACGATGGTCCTGCCGATCGGCGGTGCGGACATGCCGGTGGTCATCTCGCTGTTGAACGCGTTCACGGGTACGGCCGTGGCCATGGCCGGGTTCGTCCTCGGTGAGATGACGCTGATCATCGCCGGTGCCCTGGTGGGTGCCTCGGGTGCGATCCTGACCAAGTTGATGGCCGACGCCATGAACCGGTCGATCGCCAACATCATCATCGGAGGCTTCGGCACCGGTGATGAGGCGGTGGCCGGCGGCGGCGACGCCGCACCGGTCCGTCCGGTCTCGGTGGACGACGTGGCCATCCAGTTGGCGTACGCGCGGCGCGTGGTCGTGGTGCCCGGCTACGGCTTGGCAGCCGCGCAGGCGCAGCACGAGCTGGCGGCGCTGGGTGACCTGCTGGAGGACCGCGGCGTGGCGGTCAGTTATGCCATCCATCCGGTCGCCGGTCGAATGCCCGGACACATGAACGTCCTGTTGGCCGAGGCCAACATCCCCTACCCCCAGTTGCGGGAGATGGAGGACATCAACCCGGAGTTCAACCAGGTCGACGTGGCACTGGTCATCGGCGCCAACGACGTCACCAATCCCGCGGCCCGGCGCCCGGGCAACCCCATCTCGGGCATGCCGATCCTCGACGTGGATCAGGCCCGAAGCGTCGTGGTCATCAAACGATCGATGGGGCACGGATACGCCGGTATGGACAACGAGCTGTACACCGCCCCCAACACCGGTATGTACTTCACCGACGCCAAGCAGGGCCTCATCGCGTTGACGGCCGCGATTCGCGCGTTCGTCAGCTGAGCCCGGCCCGGGTGGCCATCGATTGTGGATCGGCCACCCGGGTCATGCTTCGCCGGTCGGCGCCATCGTCGGCCGGACAGTCGAACCCGCCGAAGGTCGCCTTCGGCACCGTTTCTCGAAGCCGCCTTCACCGTGCGCTAGGCGCCCTCGGCCCCACGCCTCAAAAGTCGCCTTCGGCACCGTGCTTCAGAAGTCGCCTTCGGCAACCTGCAACACGGTGAGTCCGAGGCCACGCCACATCTTCACCACCCGGTCCCGATCGTCCAACACGCACAGCACGCGATATCGGGGGCGTATCGATCGGGTGTACAGCTCCCGCTTGATGGTCTGGTCGGGTCGTTGGTCACCGGGGCGCCGCATCAACAGCAGTTCATAGGGAACCGGGACGTGGGCCTGCAACCACTTGGTCGTGTCGAGGCGGCAGCCCGACGTCCGCCCGGTCACGAACACGATCGCGTGCCCGGCGTCGTGCAGCGCCGCCACCACCGCGATGACCGTCGGGTTAGGACTGTCCCATCCCACTCGGGATTCGTCATAGGGCGAACGATCGCCACGGATCGCGACCGTGCCGTCGATGTCGACGATGACGGCGGACGTCTTGGTCATGCTCGTGAACCTTCGGCTGGGGTGACGGGCGAATCAGGACAGATCCGGTGGCGAGGGCGCCGTGGTCTTGACCTCATGAAACCCCGGTACCGCCACCATGGTCGACACGGCGTCGAACAGGGTGCCGGCGACCTCGCCCCGGGGCACCCGGGACAGGACCGGACCGAACCAGGCCGATCGACGGGCCTCATCGGTGACCGAGATGATCGGAGTGCCCACGTGGGTGCCGACCAGACCGACACCGCGTTCATGGGAGGCGCGAATACGCTGGTCGTAGTCGGTGTTCCACGCCTGGTCCGCCAGCGACACCGGCAGACCCGCCTCGATCAACGCCTGCGGGATCGCCTCCGGGTCCCATTCGGCGCCCTCGTGCAACCGACGCCCCAGTGCGAAGTAGAAGTCGCGCAGTCCGGTGTGCCCGTGCTCCTGCTCCACGGCGGCACAGATCCGCACCGGAAGCCACAGGTACCCCTCGGTGTCGCCCTCCGGATCGATCTCCTTGTCCTCATTGAGCACCGAGAGGCTCATGATGTTCCAGCGCAGTTCGATCGGGCGAACCCGTTCGACTTCGAGCAGCCAGTTCGCCGTCACCCAGGTGTACGGGCAGGACGGATCGAACCAGACATCCACGACGGCCATGCTTCGACGATATCCGGAGCGGGCGATTCGGGTGCGATCCGTCATGACTCGTCATATGCTCCGCGATGAGGACGAAGACGGTAAGGAGGGACGCCATGAAGCCCGTGACCGTCGGGTTCGACGGGTCGGATGAGAGTAGGTACGCCGTCGACTTCGCGGTGCGGGAGGCGCAACTTCGCCGGGCACCGCTGCGGATCGTTCACTCGATCCTGACACCGATGGCCGGGGGCCGGCACTTCGCCGGTTCCGGTTGGCAACCCAGGGACGCCATCCCCGCCGAGGTGTTCGAGATGATCGACGAGATCGTCGAACAGGCGCGGCAACGGGATTCCCGCCTGGAGGTGCAGGGCGAGATCATCGACTCGATGACCGTCAGCGGCACCATGATCGAAGAATCCCGAGAGGCCGACCTGGTGGTGTTGGGCAGTCGCGGTCACGGCGGTTTCCGGGAGTTGCTGTTGGGGTCGACGAGCGCTCAGGTGTCCTCTCACGCTCACTGTCCGGTGGTGATCACGCGTCGTCCACCGGAGGAGAATCCACCGCCGTATGAACAGATCGTCGTCGGGGTCGACGACTCGCCGTTGTCGCAGGACGCGTTGCGGTTCGCCTTCACCGAGGCTCAGTTGACCGGCGCGGACCTGGTGGCGGTGCGGGCGTGGCAGTTCGATGTCCCGGCCATCGAGGTCGGGGCGATGGCGTTCACCTTCGATCGCAAACTGGTCGAAGAGGAGACCGAGGCGTCGTTGGGGCAGGCATTGGCGGGGTGGCGTCAGAACTATCCGGAGGTGACGGTCATTCCGACCCTGCGGTACGGGGATCCCCGGCACGCGCTCCTGGAAGCGGGAAAGCGCGC
Proteins encoded:
- a CDS encoding 4'-phosphopantetheinyl transferase family protein, with the translated sequence MSSTHRQAPHCRIWWARVASAAAVPIASFDADEIERHSAYRHQADRDRFAVGVWLSRTLLGRALELPAAWVPLRRDCSDCGKPHGRPRLTGPGPHLSISHSGEWIAVAITDSVSVGVDVQECDADSMVAPEAVLSPRELTGFRVLSRVRHHSAFFTVWTRKEAVLKATGRGLRTPLAEVEVTRPDRAAGLVGMVDPPKSGISLCDLVAPTGYSAALAVLAPTTPTVSHHDGDELLADGGT
- a CDS encoding ParB N-terminal domain-containing protein, with amino-acid sequence MDRAAPNVSYEELMAQCPPEVRRALPMDRWQIDELFRLELPVEPIPITELDWQLSLPLWQRDGIRYQVAPAAVIADPDAYPHHVARVTAADESFPIHVIEHHGRLAVLDGFHRLVKAVMRGATTIDAMRLSRADLAAISRPDSSAA
- a CDS encoding dodecin, yielding MSSVYRVTEVVGTSTQSCDDAIRRAVSRADETLRNLDWFEVVETRGHIENGEIAHYQVTVKVGFRLE
- a CDS encoding NAD(P) transhydrogenase subunit alpha; the protein is MAVTTVGVIRERYPGENRVAITPDVVTRISTDDVTVIVESGAGTGSRFSDEDYRTAGARIGSLKEVIDNASVICCVNPAEPDGLRTGQILIGVFEPLHRTDLIKRLQAIEATVVSLDLLPRKLSRAQSMDVLSSQANIAGYKAALVAADAYGRYFPMLTTAAGTSQPATVLILGTGVAGLSAIGTARRLGAVVTAYDVRPEAKGEVESLGARFLELTSVASGSGEGGYARQLTETEREAQQAELAEAIGRFDVVITTAKVPGRKPPILVTEDAVARMRPGAVVVDMAAGELGGNVAQVKSEGSFETDNGVTIIGAGNLPSQMAPAASTAYARNISAVLKHLIVDGTVHVDTDEEITGQIVVTHQGRPVSPALADALTESTDQAGDSA
- a CDS encoding NAD(P) transhydrogenase subunit alpha, producing MSLDLLTAITVFVLGVLVGFEVISKVPATLHTPLMSGANSIHGIVVIGAMLVTATAEGIVGYVLAFVAVAFGAMNVVGGYVVTDRMLHMFKAKPAAKSTQGGAS
- a CDS encoding NAD(P)(+) transhydrogenase (Re/Si-specific) subunit beta codes for the protein MSTTETIIRYLFLAAAACLVLGLHLMNSPATARRGNLLSAGAMGVAIAATAVLLAEKGSITTTGWIVMLLALAVGSLAGLYLARTVEMTAMPQLVSLFNAVGGGAAVLLAVEHFQQVEAAELVPEVTIPGGLDVLIGAVTFTGSLVAAGKLQGLIPGRPIVFPGARLLNVVLSVAFAVGVVWLVVQPENLLPMLLLLAASLVFGVTMVLPIGGADMPVVISLLNAFTGTAVAMAGFVLGEMTLIIAGALVGASGAILTKLMADAMNRSIANIIIGGFGTGDEAVAGGGDAAPVRPVSVDDVAIQLAYARRVVVVPGYGLAAAQAQHELAALGDLLEDRGVAVSYAIHPVAGRMPGHMNVLLAEANIPYPQLREMEDINPEFNQVDVALVIGANDVTNPAARRPGNPISGMPILDVDQARSVVVIKRSMGHGYAGMDNELYTAPNTGMYFTDAKQGLIALTAAIRAFVS
- a CDS encoding polynucleotide kinase codes for the protein MTKTSAVIVDIDGTVAIRGDRSPYDESRVGWDSPNPTVIAVVAALHDAGHAIVFVTGRTSGCRLDTTKWLQAHVPVPYELLLMRRPGDQRPDQTIKRELYTRSIRPRYRVLCVLDDRDRVVKMWRGLGLTVLQVAEGDF
- a CDS encoding disulfide bond formation protein DsbA, with amino-acid sequence MAVVDVWFDPSCPYTWVTANWLLEVERVRPIELRWNIMSLSVLNEDKEIDPEGDTEGYLWLPVRICAAVEQEHGHTGLRDFYFALGRRLHEGAEWDPEAIPQALIEAGLPVSLADQAWNTDYDQRIRASHERGVGLVGTHVGTPIISVTDEARRSAWFGPVLSRVPRGEVAGTLFDAVSTMVAVPGFHEVKTTAPSPPDLS